A stretch of Mucilaginibacter terrae DNA encodes these proteins:
- a CDS encoding ParB/RepB/Spo0J family partition protein, producing MSLDKKKALGKGLSALLNDSDSVNAQSNYSREAGGNGNSTAGNNGVGSISEIRIAEIEINPFQPRTDFDEQALIELAESIKVQGLIQPITVRRVNSHSYQLISGERRLRASKRAGLNTIPAYVRTANDQQMLEMALIENIQRENLNAMEVALSFQRMIDECSLKQEELGERVSKNRSTVTNYLRLLKLPPSIQASIRDGDISMGHARALITINDPVKQVHLHQQILQHGLSVRKVEEMVRALQNGPEKKESNKPAPVSFQIQKIQDDLASKFSSKVKLKVGNKGSGSIEIPFLSQDDLSRILEMLDW from the coding sequence ATGAGTTTAGATAAAAAGAAGGCATTAGGCAAAGGGCTCAGCGCCCTGCTCAACGATAGCGACAGTGTAAATGCTCAAAGCAATTACTCGCGCGAAGCCGGTGGCAATGGTAACAGCACCGCCGGCAACAACGGCGTGGGTTCTATCAGCGAAATTCGTATTGCCGAAATAGAAATAAATCCATTTCAGCCCCGCACCGATTTTGATGAGCAAGCCCTTATTGAACTGGCCGAGTCTATAAAGGTACAAGGACTGATACAACCTATTACCGTTAGGCGCGTTAACTCGCACTCGTACCAGTTAATATCGGGCGAGAGGCGTTTACGTGCATCAAAACGTGCCGGCTTAAATACCATACCTGCTTACGTACGCACCGCTAACGACCAGCAAATGCTGGAGATGGCGCTCATAGAAAACATTCAGCGCGAAAACCTGAACGCCATGGAGGTTGCCCTCAGCTTTCAGCGTATGATTGATGAGTGTAGCTTAAAACAGGAAGAACTGGGCGAGCGTGTAAGCAAAAACCGCAGCACCGTTACCAACTACCTGCGCTTGTTAAAATTACCGCCAAGCATACAAGCTTCCATTCGCGATGGTGATATTAGCATGGGCCATGCCCGTGCCCTGATCACTATTAACGACCCTGTTAAACAAGTGCACCTGCACCAGCAAATTTTACAGCACGGTCTTTCGGTTCGTAAGGTTGAAGAGATGGTACGCGCCTTGCAAAACGGCCCTGAAAAGAAAGAAAGCAATAAACCCGCCCCCGTTTCGTTTCAGATACAAAAAATACAGGACGATCTGGCTTCTAAGTTCAGCAGTAAGGTTAAGCTGAAGGTAGGTAATAAAGGCTCGGGAAGCATCGAGATCCCATTCCTTTCGCAGGATGATCTGAGCCGTATACTCGAAATGCTGGATTGGTAA
- a CDS encoding DUF5683 domain-containing protein, with product MNRFFIICILSFFALAAYAQKPDTLKNKSRTDSLIRKRDSVKTADAITKVITKKNKKKYNPDSTHSPGLAFRRSGFIPGWGQWYNRRWWKVPIVYTGLGLLGSAVVFNQKYYKQYLRVYNLRRNGEQPGDGDSQEIKNLYRNTTSASTTALENAVNGYQRNMQLSVLGILGAWGIQMIDAYIDAKFIHSYTMDRDLSFRITPGVQTGPLYASNSLSTVMPVVKVSLTF from the coding sequence ATGAACAGGTTTTTCATCATTTGCATACTCAGCTTTTTTGCCCTGGCAGCCTATGCCCAAAAACCTGATACCCTAAAAAACAAAAGCCGCACCGATAGCCTTATCCGTAAGCGCGATTCGGTTAAAACAGCCGATGCCATTACCAAGGTAATCACCAAAAAAAATAAAAAGAAATACAATCCGGATAGTACCCATAGCCCGGGCCTGGCATTCAGGCGTTCGGGCTTTATACCCGGCTGGGGGCAATGGTATAATCGCCGCTGGTGGAAAGTGCCTATCGTTTACACAGGTTTGGGCTTGTTAGGCTCGGCAGTGGTGTTTAACCAAAAATACTACAAGCAATACCTGCGTGTATATAACTTAAGGCGCAACGGAGAGCAACCCGGCGACGGCGACTCGCAAGAAATAAAAAATCTTTATCGCAATACTACAAGCGCCTCAACTACGGCTCTCGAAAATGCCGTTAATGGTTATCAGCGCAATATGCAGTTGAGTGTATTAGGTATACTGGGTGCATGGGGCATTCAAATGATAGATGCATATATCGATGCCAAATTCATACACTCCTACACCATGGACCGTGATCTGAGTTTCCGCATAACTCCGGGCGTACAAACCGGACCGCTTTATGCCTCAAACAGCCTTTCAACGGTTATGCCGGTTGTTAAGGTTAGTCTTACTTTTTAA
- a CDS encoding DUF5683 domain-containing protein, which yields MNKTFVMIGLVLTCAAAFAQSNITTTFRTTPQLHKNKKFSQPDSLHSTSLAVKRSAIIPGWGQFYNHKWWKMPLVYAGLGGFGYGFIFNRAEYNAYLRVHRLVKGDAKPGVTDTKAVKDLYARAGKASLPQIENGLNYHQRNMQLCVLGFVGFWSLQMIDSYIDAKFRHSYSINPDLSFSVAPGVENTTLYAANNISSVMPVIKVTFTVQ from the coding sequence ATGAACAAAACCTTTGTAATGATTGGCCTTGTGCTTACTTGCGCTGCCGCATTTGCTCAAAGTAACATCACAACCACCTTCAGGACCACTCCTCAACTTCACAAAAACAAAAAATTCAGCCAGCCCGATAGCCTGCACAGTACATCATTAGCAGTAAAACGTTCGGCTATAATACCCGGTTGGGGACAATTTTACAATCACAAATGGTGGAAAATGCCCCTGGTTTATGCCGGGCTGGGCGGTTTTGGTTATGGCTTTATATTTAACCGCGCGGAATACAATGCCTACCTACGGGTTCATCGCCTTGTAAAGGGTGATGCCAAACCTGGTGTTACCGACACTAAGGCCGTAAAAGACTTATATGCAAGAGCAGGTAAAGCCTCGCTGCCTCAAATTGAAAATGGCTTAAACTACCACCAGCGCAATATGCAACTTTGCGTACTGGGCTTTGTAGGCTTTTGGAGCTTACAAATGATCGATAGCTACATTGATGCCAAGTTCAGGCACTCGTATTCCATCAACCCCGATCTAAGTTTCAGCGTAGCGCCGGGTGTTGAAAACACGACCCTGTATGCGGCAAATAATATTTCTTCGGTTATGCCGGTTATAAAAGTTACCTTTACCGTTCAATAA
- the dapB gene encoding 4-hydroxy-tetrahydrodipicolinate reductase produces the protein MKIALFGYGKMGKIIEKIATDRRHEIVLIIDKDNLHEATVENLQKADVAIEFSTPATAIENMNRCFEAGLPLVVGTTGWYEQLDEIKEKCLAGNSTLMYGSNYSVGVNIFFHVNRMLAKIMNNYPYYDVQVEEIHHTQKLDSPSGTAITIAEGVLEGLEAKNEWKNILLSDTGEVGNESLAASQLLIESHRIENVPGTHTVLYDSEVDSIEFKHTAHNRNGFALGAVIAAEWLKDKKGFYAVTDMFTFNA, from the coding sequence ATGAAAATTGCACTCTTCGGTTACGGCAAAATGGGTAAAATTATCGAGAAGATAGCTACCGACCGCCGCCACGAAATTGTATTGATTATAGATAAAGACAACCTGCACGAAGCCACTGTTGAAAACCTGCAAAAGGCCGATGTGGCCATCGAATTCAGTACCCCGGCCACCGCTATTGAAAACATGAACCGCTGCTTTGAGGCCGGTTTACCTTTAGTTGTGGGTACCACAGGCTGGTACGAGCAGTTAGACGAGATCAAAGAAAAGTGCCTGGCCGGTAACAGTACCCTCATGTATGGGTCTAACTATAGTGTAGGGGTTAATATCTTCTTCCATGTGAACCGCATGCTGGCAAAGATCATGAATAACTACCCGTATTACGATGTACAGGTTGAAGAGATACACCACACACAAAAGCTCGATTCGCCCAGCGGAACGGCCATTACCATTGCCGAAGGCGTGTTGGAAGGTTTGGAAGCTAAAAACGAGTGGAAAAACATTTTACTGAGCGATACCGGCGAGGTAGGTAACGAAAGTTTAGCTGCCAGCCAATTGTTAATCGAATCGCACCGGATCGAGAACGTACCCGGCACCCACACCGTGCTGTACGACTCGGAAGTGGATAGCATTGAGTTTAAACACACCGCGCACAATCGTAATGGCTTTGCATTAGGTGCCGTTATAGCAGCCGAATGGCTAAAAGATAAAAAAGGATTTTACGCGGTAACAGATATGTTTACCTTTAACGCTTAA
- the lepB gene encoding signal peptidase I, translated as MNWKFWDKKRDKDQPKKKKSAAREWTDAIIFAVVAATLIRTLFIEAYTIPTESMERSLLVGDFLFVSKVNYGARLPMTPVAFPFAHHTMPIIGTKAYWDGIKLPYYRLPGLSDIKKGDVVVFNWPMEADTPLLRPVDKRENYIKRCQGTPGDTLSIVDAQVFVNGKANPNPPEGQINYEVKTDGSEINPKTWDELHVTVSEYPTMTKASAEALKKFSNIKSVKPLVEPKDSVNYMSGGVFPGDKHYAKWNQDNYGPIIVPKKGWTVKLDNLSLPFYKRAITVYEGNKLELKGNDIYINGAKTNSYTFKMNYYWMMGDNRHNSLDSRFWGFVPEDHIVGKALFVWMSWDSNASFLNKIRWSRLFMGIH; from the coding sequence ATGAATTGGAAATTCTGGGATAAGAAAAGAGATAAGGATCAACCCAAAAAGAAAAAAAGCGCCGCCCGCGAATGGACCGATGCCATCATTTTTGCCGTTGTTGCCGCTACCCTCATACGTACTTTGTTTATTGAAGCCTACACTATTCCTACCGAATCGATGGAACGCTCGTTATTGGTGGGCGACTTTTTGTTTGTAAGCAAGGTTAATTATGGCGCTCGTTTACCCATGACGCCGGTTGCATTCCCGTTTGCACACCATACCATGCCTATCATCGGCACTAAAGCCTATTGGGATGGTATTAAACTGCCTTACTACCGTTTACCCGGTTTAAGCGATATAAAAAAGGGCGATGTTGTGGTATTTAACTGGCCTATGGAAGCTGATACCCCACTGTTACGCCCGGTTGATAAGCGCGAAAACTATATTAAACGCTGCCAGGGAACACCTGGTGATACCTTATCTATTGTAGATGCGCAGGTGTTTGTAAATGGCAAAGCCAACCCTAACCCACCCGAAGGGCAAATTAATTACGAGGTTAAAACCGACGGTAGCGAAATTAATCCTAAAACATGGGATGAGTTGCATGTAACGGTATCTGAGTACCCAACCATGACCAAGGCATCGGCCGAGGCTCTGAAAAAATTTAGCAACATTAAATCGGTTAAGCCGCTTGTAGAACCAAAAGATTCGGTTAATTACATGAGTGGAGGCGTTTTCCCGGGGGATAAGCATTACGCCAAATGGAACCAGGACAACTACGGACCGATCATCGTTCCTAAAAAGGGTTGGACGGTTAAATTAGATAACCTTAGCCTGCCATTTTACAAACGTGCCATAACCGTTTACGAAGGCAATAAGCTGGAGCTTAAAGGCAACGACATTTATATTAACGGTGCCAAAACCAATAGCTACACCTTTAAAATGAACTACTACTGGATGATGGGCGACAATCGCCACAACTCCCTCGACTCACGTTTTTGGGGCTTTGTACCCGAAGATCACATAGTAGGTAAAGCCCTGTTTGTGTGGATGAGCTGGGACAGCAACGCCAGCTTCCTGAACAAAATACGATGGAGCCGCTTGTTTATGGGCATCCATTAA
- a CDS encoding GIY-YIG nuclease family protein has translation MIGNSHQYYVYIITNKENDVLYIGVTNNLQTRIWEHKNKIYKWF, from the coding sequence ATGATTGGAAACTCACATCAATATTACGTATACATCATAACTAATAAAGAAAACGACGTTTTGTACATCGGCGTTACTAACAACCTGCAAACTCGCATTTGGGAGCATAAGAATAAAATTTATAAATGGTTTTAA
- a CDS encoding DUF7660 family protein — protein sequence MQPSDVTDRASFILFINTLEEEVSSINPSEHPNPTMADFIEAIGRYTEDIQGYYDNTGQSINADVSTWRVFADILKGATMYE from the coding sequence ATGCAACCATCCGATGTAACTGACCGAGCTTCTTTCATTCTATTTATTAATACACTGGAAGAGGAGGTAAGCAGCATAAACCCATCTGAACACCCTAATCCCACCATGGCTGATTTTATTGAAGCAATTGGGCGGTATACAGAGGACATACAAGGATACTATGACAATACAGGGCAAAGTATTAATGCCGATGTTTCAACATGGAGAGTATTTGCTGATATTTTAAAAGGTGCCACAATGTACGAGTAA
- a CDS encoding Ldh family oxidoreductase, with translation MYPTFTETKLRTFTEDVFKAIGCSNEHSELAADVLLKSDLRGIDSHGVARLSGYVRLWEKQRINAKPDIKVVHETATTATVDGDAGLGLVVAPFAMQIAIEKAEKYGSGWVSVRNSNHFGISGYHALMAVEKDMIGFAMTNASPLVAPTFANERMLGTNPMCYAFPAGKYPPLIVDMATSAAANGKLEIAQRSGKAVPEGWIQDGQGNYTTDPHALKTGGALLPLGSDRDHGSHKGFGLSATVDILSGVLSGANYGPWVPPFVAFMEPSPNPPGQGIGHFLGAMRVDGFRPVDEFKANLDNWIKRFKSAQTVDSTQKVIIPGEPELEAEANRKVNGIPLVQAVVDDLNLLAERFGVERL, from the coding sequence ATGTACCCAACATTTACCGAAACGAAGTTACGCACCTTTACCGAGGATGTTTTTAAAGCCATAGGCTGCTCTAATGAGCATAGCGAACTGGCAGCCGATGTGCTTTTAAAATCAGATCTACGCGGTATCGATTCGCACGGTGTTGCCCGACTGAGCGGTTACGTACGCTTATGGGAGAAGCAACGCATCAACGCCAAACCCGATATTAAAGTTGTGCATGAAACCGCCACCACCGCTACCGTTGACGGCGATGCCGGTTTAGGTTTGGTGGTAGCGCCGTTTGCTATGCAAATAGCTATTGAAAAGGCAGAAAAATACGGTTCGGGATGGGTATCGGTACGTAACTCTAACCACTTTGGAATTTCCGGCTATCACGCACTAATGGCAGTTGAAAAGGACATGATAGGTTTTGCCATGACCAATGCAAGTCCGCTGGTCGCGCCCACATTTGCCAATGAGCGGATGCTGGGTACAAATCCTATGTGCTATGCGTTCCCCGCAGGTAAATACCCACCGTTGATTGTTGATATGGCTACCTCGGCCGCGGCTAATGGAAAACTCGAGATCGCCCAGCGTTCGGGCAAAGCTGTTCCGGAAGGATGGATACAGGATGGGCAAGGTAATTACACAACCGACCCGCATGCCCTTAAAACCGGCGGCGCTTTACTACCCCTGGGTAGCGACCGCGACCATGGTAGCCACAAAGGTTTTGGATTGAGTGCCACCGTCGATATTTTATCGGGTGTACTATCGGGTGCTAACTACGGCCCATGGGTGCCCCCCTTCGTAGCATTCATGGAGCCGTCACCTAATCCACCAGGGCAAGGTATAGGCCACTTTTTAGGTGCCATGCGCGTAGACGGTTTTCGCCCGGTTGATGAGTTTAAAGCTAACCTTGATAATTGGATAAAACGCTTCAAATCGGCTCAAACTGTAGACTCCACCCAAAAGGTAATTATACCCGGCGAACCCGAACTGGAAGCCGAAGCCAATCGTAAAGTTAACGGCATCCCACTGGTACAGGCTGTGGTTGATGATTTGAATTTGTTGGCAGAGCGGTTTGGGGTTGAGAGGTTGTAA
- a CDS encoding zinc dependent phospholipase C family protein has translation MAHEAIIDAEWDRTLRPILLKRYPEASLDDLIKAHSFAYGGSLVADIGYTPGGNSDFTDLLHYVRSGDFIVNLLNEAHSLNEYAFALGALSHYIADKYGHSMATNVTVPKVYPALQAKFGNVVTYDNDHTSHSRMEFAYDVVQVGRSNYASVAYHDFIGFNVATAPLERAFLKTYGQELNVLFKNFDSSVNTMRWGVKNLFPAMTKRAWNSKKEDIIKRDSKASKRSFRYKMSRRMYNKEFSGKNNKPDFKARALSWLVNVLPKVGPLKNLKFVYPGLEGEKRFEQVFDTIIVKYADALHQWDANKLNLVDINLDTGHPLKFGEYGLADNTYCTLVNKLNENKFSCLTPDLQQHITAYFDGALLHNMFKEHPEYEDKMKQALLQLKNCKPIPKATEPLMANR, from the coding sequence TTGGCGCATGAAGCTATTATTGATGCCGAGTGGGACCGCACCCTTAGGCCTATATTGTTGAAACGCTATCCCGAAGCGTCTTTGGATGATCTTATTAAAGCTCATTCATTCGCCTATGGCGGCAGCCTGGTGGCCGATATTGGCTATACCCCTGGTGGCAATTCTGATTTTACCGATTTGCTGCACTATGTGCGTAGCGGAGATTTTATCGTTAACCTCCTTAACGAAGCGCATAGCCTTAATGAGTATGCCTTTGCGCTGGGTGCATTATCGCACTACATAGCCGATAAATACGGCCATAGCATGGCCACCAATGTTACTGTGCCTAAGGTTTATCCTGCGCTCCAGGCTAAATTTGGTAATGTGGTGACTTATGATAACGATCACACCTCGCATAGCCGTATGGAGTTTGCCTACGATGTGGTGCAGGTTGGCCGCAGCAATTATGCATCGGTAGCCTATCATGATTTTATTGGCTTTAATGTGGCAACCGCACCTTTGGAAAGGGCATTTTTAAAAACTTACGGACAAGAGCTTAATGTACTTTTCAAAAACTTCGACTCCAGTGTGAACACCATGCGCTGGGGAGTTAAAAATCTTTTCCCGGCCATGACCAAGCGTGCCTGGAACTCTAAGAAAGAGGACATTATAAAGCGCGATAGTAAAGCCAGCAAACGCAGTTTCAGGTATAAAATGAGCAGGCGGATGTACAACAAAGAGTTTAGCGGCAAAAACAATAAGCCCGATTTTAAAGCACGCGCACTCTCATGGCTGGTAAATGTGCTACCCAAAGTAGGTCCGCTTAAAAACCTCAAGTTTGTATATCCCGGTTTAGAAGGCGAAAAGCGCTTTGAGCAGGTATTTGATACTATTATTGTAAAGTATGCCGATGCGCTTCATCAATGGGATGCTAATAAGCTAAATCTTGTAGATATTAACTTGGATACAGGTCACCCACTCAAATTTGGTGAGTACGGCCTGGCCGATAATACCTATTGCACATTGGTGAATAAACTTAACGAAAATAAATTTTCATGCCTCACGCCCGATCTTCAGCAGCACATTACCGCTTATTTTGATGGTGCTTTATTGCATAACATGTTTAAAGAGCATCCCGAGTATGAGGATAAAATGAAGCAGGCTTTACTTCAGCTCAAAAATTGCAAGCCTATACCAAAGGCAACCGAGCCGCTGATGGCTAACCGGTGA
- a CDS encoding TonB-dependent receptor domain-containing protein, protein MKKLILTAICGCMAAIALCQTNTALIKGSVTDSATQKPLSYITLALKDSTGQQSIKSTLTKPDGSFEINQVTPKAYQLVIIAVGYQAKTITIPAFSKIFDAGNILLANATNQLKEVGVTASRPLVKQEIDRLSYDVQADPDSKALTAMDMVRRVPLLTVDGDDNIQLQGSGSYRIFINGKPSALLASSPKDVLRSMPASTIQKIEVITTPPSKYDSEGLAGIINIITFKKTTDGYNGTITSRYSYPWGPNLNLTATAKQSKFGMSGYVGVGRQSINTTRLTNLRETYSASQPTAITSTFNQDGIYTWGGNYIYGSTEMSYELDSLNLFTASVNYNRGVFRQDFSRQTAFTGGQAGAQSYLLLTNGNFDWEGLDAGFNYQLGFKRNKQQLFTASYRYSYYLNGQNSEVLATDRINYDVPNYNQFNDASTKEHTFQLDYVHPVKQLTIEAGVKAILRGNYSLATGQQQAGQGFVDDLTRRNNFVYDQDVYSAYNSYQLKLTKWTFKAGLRVEHTRVNANFITNNNTLLKTNYTNAVPSVSAMVTLPKNQSLTFGYTTRLERPYIFQLNPFVDRSNSQYINTGNPNLDAVTSQLVEITHTKTGKGTLSNKLSFMYTGNSIVQLIKLVNDTSTRTFANAGNTKILRWNISGNYNITNKLSVNFNSGLFYVWLKGPFNDRFYSNEGIRTNTFANVNYKLTDSWQLGATGGYNRRYINLQGGSNDYPYSSVSASKTFLNKMATITAVVNNPFQRYFDFKQFTNTPDFYQGNTNRQFYRTYNISFSYKFGRLSSDIKKNQRSINNDDKSSAGASN, encoded by the coding sequence ATGAAGAAACTTATACTCACTGCAATTTGCGGGTGCATGGCTGCTATTGCCCTATGCCAAACCAATACCGCCCTCATTAAGGGTTCGGTTACCGACTCTGCAACCCAAAAACCGCTTAGCTATATTACCCTTGCTTTAAAAGATTCAACTGGGCAGCAATCAATAAAAAGTACCCTTACCAAACCTGATGGTTCTTTCGAAATTAATCAAGTTACCCCCAAAGCCTATCAACTGGTAATAATTGCCGTAGGCTACCAGGCTAAAACTATTACCATACCGGCTTTCAGTAAAATATTCGACGCTGGCAACATCCTATTGGCAAATGCCACCAACCAATTAAAAGAAGTGGGTGTTACAGCTTCACGACCCCTGGTAAAACAAGAAATTGACCGCCTGAGTTATGACGTACAAGCCGACCCCGACAGCAAAGCGCTCACCGCTATGGATATGGTGCGCCGTGTTCCGCTGCTTACCGTTGATGGTGATGATAATATTCAATTGCAGGGCAGTGGCAGTTATCGCATTTTTATAAATGGCAAACCGTCGGCGTTACTGGCATCAAGCCCTAAAGATGTTTTACGGTCGATGCCCGCCAGTACCATTCAAAAAATAGAAGTGATCACTACTCCGCCATCCAAGTACGATAGCGAGGGCTTGGCCGGCATCATCAATATTATCACCTTCAAAAAAACTACCGACGGCTATAACGGCACCATTACCAGCAGATACAGTTACCCTTGGGGACCAAACCTGAATTTGACGGCCACGGCTAAGCAAAGCAAATTTGGCATGTCGGGCTATGTAGGGGTGGGCAGGCAAAGCATTAATACCACCCGGTTAACTAACTTGCGCGAAACCTATTCGGCTTCGCAACCAACTGCTATTACCTCAACTTTTAACCAGGATGGTATTTATACCTGGGGTGGTAATTATATTTATGGTAGCACCGAAATGAGCTATGAGCTTGATTCGCTTAATTTATTCACGGCATCGGTAAATTACAACCGGGGAGTTTTTAGGCAGGATTTTAGTCGGCAAACAGCCTTTACCGGTGGGCAAGCGGGCGCGCAATCATACCTGCTGCTCACCAATGGCAACTTTGACTGGGAAGGGCTTGACGCCGGATTTAACTATCAGTTGGGTTTTAAACGTAATAAGCAGCAGTTATTTACGGCATCGTACCGGTATTCTTATTACCTGAACGGTCAGAACAGCGAGGTACTGGCCACCGACCGCATTAACTATGATGTACCTAATTACAATCAGTTTAATGATGCCAGCACCAAAGAGCATACTTTTCAGTTAGACTATGTGCACCCGGTAAAGCAGCTGACCATTGAGGCCGGGGTAAAAGCTATTCTTCGCGGAAACTATAGCTTAGCTACCGGGCAACAGCAAGCCGGTCAGGGTTTTGTTGATGACCTAACCCGTCGTAATAATTTTGTGTACGATCAGGATGTATACAGCGCCTACAACTCGTACCAACTCAAATTAACAAAGTGGACATTTAAAGCAGGGCTGCGTGTAGAGCATACACGCGTTAATGCCAATTTTATAACTAACAATAATACTTTACTAAAAACCAATTATACCAATGCGGTGCCATCCGTATCGGCTATGGTTACATTGCCTAAAAACCAAAGTCTTACTTTTGGTTACACTACCCGTTTAGAGCGGCCATACATATTTCAGCTTAACCCGTTTGTTGATCGCTCCAACAGCCAGTACATTAATACCGGCAACCCTAATTTAGATGCGGTTACCAGTCAGTTAGTTGAAATTACGCATACCAAAACCGGCAAGGGTACGCTTAGCAACAAATTAAGCTTTATGTATACCGGCAACAGTATTGTACAGTTAATTAAGCTGGTTAATGACACTTCTACCCGCACGTTTGCCAATGCCGGTAATACAAAAATTTTGCGCTGGAATATTAGTGGCAACTACAACATCACCAATAAGCTAAGTGTAAATTTTAACAGCGGGTTATTTTACGTATGGCTTAAAGGGCCGTTTAACGACCGCTTTTACAGTAACGAAGGGATACGTACCAACACCTTTGCAAACGTTAATTACAAACTTACCGATAGCTGGCAATTGGGCGCCACAGGTGGCTACAACCGCAGGTATATAAACTTACAGGGAGGCTCTAACGATTATCCTTATTCATCTGTAAGTGCAAGCAAAACATTCTTAAATAAAATGGCTACCATAACGGCTGTGGTTAATAACCCGTTTCAGCGATATTTTGACTTTAAACAGTTTACAAATACGCCTGATTTTTATCAGGGAAACACTAACCGGCAGTTCTACCGTACATACAACATTAGTTTCAGCTATAAATTTGGCCGCCTGAGCAGCGACATCAAAAAGAACCAGCGAAGTATTAACAACGATGACAAAAGCTCGGCAGGAGCCTCAAACTAA
- a CDS encoding CsbD family protein: MDKLEIKGGWNELKGKIKQAYADLTDDDLTYEEGKDDELLGKLQQKTGKGRDELVSWIKSL; this comes from the coding sequence ATGGATAAATTAGAAATAAAAGGTGGCTGGAATGAATTGAAAGGCAAAATTAAACAAGCCTACGCCGACCTTACCGATGATGATTTAACTTACGAAGAAGGTAAAGACGACGAGTTGTTGGGCAAACTCCAGCAAAAAACCGGCAAAGGCCGCGACGAATTGGTAAGCTGGATAAAAAGCTTATAA
- a CDS encoding MafI family immunity protein, translating to MNINQALEGFIERSRTLGLHEQDYLIAIDFLKYHEFGLAFDQVVVQLYEYDKNIDKVYYKHVIDIAIKLSIPINEYSYLKELVR from the coding sequence ATGAATATTAATCAAGCACTCGAGGGATTCATTGAGCGATCCCGAACGTTAGGGTTGCATGAGCAAGATTATTTAATTGCCATAGACTTTCTTAAATATCACGAGTTTGGGTTAGCCTTTGATCAGGTGGTAGTACAACTTTATGAGTATGATAAAAATATTGATAAAGTATACTATAAGCATGTGATTGATATTGCCATAAAGTTATCAATACCAATAAATGAATATTCTTATCTAAAAGAACTTGTTAGATAG
- the rpmB gene encoding 50S ribosomal protein L28, with protein sequence MSRICDLTGKSPLSGHNVSNSNVKTNRKFYPNLKIKKFYIPEEDKWITLKVSTSAVKTISKNGITACLNKFVKKGYI encoded by the coding sequence ATGTCGAGAATTTGTGATTTAACAGGAAAAAGCCCACTAAGCGGTCATAACGTTTCTAACTCAAACGTTAAGACTAATCGTAAGTTTTATCCTAACCTTAAGATCAAGAAGTTTTATATCCCTGAAGAAGATAAATGGATCACTTTAAAAGTGTCTACTTCGGCAGTTAAAACCATCAGCAAAAACGGTATTACCGCTTGCTTGAATAAGTTTGTTAAAAAAGGATACATATAG
- the rpmG gene encoding 50S ribosomal protein L33, which produces MAKKGNRVQVILECTEHKESGMPGMSRYITTKNKKNTTERLELKKFNPVLRKVTTHKEIK; this is translated from the coding sequence ATGGCTAAAAAAGGCAATAGAGTTCAGGTAATTCTGGAGTGCACTGAGCACAAAGAAAGCGGTATGCCAGGCATGTCTCGCTACATTACCACCAAAAATAAAAAGAACACTACTGAGCGTTTGGAGTTAAAGAAATTTAACCCTGTATTACGTAAAGTAACAACTCACAAAGAAATTAAGTAA
- a CDS encoding DUF4295 domain-containing protein, translated as MAKKVVATLKTGKGKEYSKVITMVKSPKTGAYSFKEAIVHNDHVKDAINEAKA; from the coding sequence ATGGCAAAGAAAGTAGTTGCAACCCTGAAAACCGGTAAAGGTAAAGAGTACTCTAAAGTAATTACCATGGTTAAGTCACCTAAAACCGGTGCTTATTCATTCAAAGAAGCAATCGTACATAACGACCACGTTAAAGATGCGATCAATGAAGCTAAAGCTTAA